The Melospiza georgiana isolate bMelGeo1 chromosome 26, bMelGeo1.pri, whole genome shotgun sequence genome window below encodes:
- the BABAM1 gene encoding BRISC and BRCA1-A complex member 1 isoform X1, translating into MDTSEPGSAAEDEEEKVPDVRPRTRSNPEGAEDRAPSGPGSVGSRGEAPGNRGEAPGNRSEGEGEAASAGHSPPGQPGTAWHGPGSHGQHGEVTVRTPRVNCPEKVIICLDLAEEMAVPKLESFNGCRSNALTVAQKMIEMFVRTKHKIDKSHEFALVVVNNDATWLSGFTSDPREVCSCLYDLDTVVCQSFNLDGLFNLIQQKVELPVTDNVQTIPPPFVVRTILVFGRPRCQPHFCGGEHVKKLLQCPYFFFDVVYIHNGVDEKEDESSWKDMFGFFGSLDTKGTNYKYEVALAGPALELHNCMAKLLAHPLQRPCQSHAHYGLLDEGDSPEGEAAS; encoded by the exons ATGGACACGTCGGagccgggcagcgccgccgaggatgaggaggagaaggtTCCAGATGTTCGGCCCCGCACCCGCTCCAACCCCGAGGGCGCCGAGGACCGAGCCCCGAGCGGGCCGGGCAGCGTGGGCAGCCGGGGAGAGGCCCCGGGGAACCGGGGAGAGGCCCCGGGGAACCGCAGCGAGGGCGAGGGGGAGGCGGCCAGCGCCGGGCACAGCCCCCCCGGGCAGCCTGGCACGGCTtggcacggcccgggcagccACGGGCAGCACGGCGAGGTGACCGTCAGAACACCGCGGGTCAACTGCCCCGAGAAGGTG ATCATCTGCCTGGACCTGGCCGAGGAGATGGCAGTGCCCAAACTGGAGTCCTTCAATGG GTGCCGCAGCAACGCCCTGACGGTGGCCCAGAAGATGATTGAGATGTTCGTCAGGACCAAACACAAAATCGACAAAAGCCACGAGTTCGCCCTCGTGGTGGTGAACAATGATGCCACCTGG CTCTCGGGGTTCACGTCAGACCCGCGTGAGGTTTGCAGCTGCCTCTACGACCTGGACACCGTCGTGTGCCAGTCCTTCA ATCTGGATGGGCTCTTCAACCTCAT ccagcaGAAGGTGGAGCTGCCAGTGACCGACAACGTCCAGACCATCCCCCCGCCCTTCGTGGTCAGAACCATCCTGGTGTTCGGGCGCCCGCGCTGCCAGCCCCACTTCTGTGGGGGCGAGCACGTCAAG aagctgctgcagtgcccctATTTCTTCTTCGACGTTGTTTACATCCACAACGGGGTGGATGAAAAGGAAGACGAGAGCAGCTGGAAG gacATGTTCGGGTTTTTCGGCAGCCTGGACACCAAAGGCACCAACTACAAGTACGAGGTGGCCCTGGCGGGGCCGGCGCTGGAGCTGCACAACTGCATGGCCAAGCTGCTGGCGCATCCCCTGCAGCGGCCGTGCCAGAGCCACGCGCACTACGGGCTGCTGGACGAGGGGGACAGCCCCGAGGGGGAGGCCGCCAGCTGA
- the BABAM1 gene encoding BRISC and BRCA1-A complex member 1 isoform X2: protein MDTSEPGSAAEDEEEKVPDVRPRTRSNPEGAEDRAPSGPGSVGSRGEAPGNRGEAPGNRSEGEGEAASAGHSPPGQPGTAWHGPGSHGQHGEVTVRTPRVNCPEKVIICLDLAEEMAVPKLESFNGCRSNALTVAQKMIEMFVRTKHKIDKSHEFALVVVNNDATWLSGFTSDPREVCSCLYDLDTVVCQSFNLDGLFNLIQQKVELPVTDNVQTIPPPFVVRTILVFGRPRCQPHFCGGEHVKLLQCPYFFFDVVYIHNGVDEKEDESSWKDMFGFFGSLDTKGTNYKYEVALAGPALELHNCMAKLLAHPLQRPCQSHAHYGLLDEGDSPEGEAAS, encoded by the exons ATGGACACGTCGGagccgggcagcgccgccgaggatgaggaggagaaggtTCCAGATGTTCGGCCCCGCACCCGCTCCAACCCCGAGGGCGCCGAGGACCGAGCCCCGAGCGGGCCGGGCAGCGTGGGCAGCCGGGGAGAGGCCCCGGGGAACCGGGGAGAGGCCCCGGGGAACCGCAGCGAGGGCGAGGGGGAGGCGGCCAGCGCCGGGCACAGCCCCCCCGGGCAGCCTGGCACGGCTtggcacggcccgggcagccACGGGCAGCACGGCGAGGTGACCGTCAGAACACCGCGGGTCAACTGCCCCGAGAAGGTG ATCATCTGCCTGGACCTGGCCGAGGAGATGGCAGTGCCCAAACTGGAGTCCTTCAATGG GTGCCGCAGCAACGCCCTGACGGTGGCCCAGAAGATGATTGAGATGTTCGTCAGGACCAAACACAAAATCGACAAAAGCCACGAGTTCGCCCTCGTGGTGGTGAACAATGATGCCACCTGG CTCTCGGGGTTCACGTCAGACCCGCGTGAGGTTTGCAGCTGCCTCTACGACCTGGACACCGTCGTGTGCCAGTCCTTCA ATCTGGATGGGCTCTTCAACCTCAT ccagcaGAAGGTGGAGCTGCCAGTGACCGACAACGTCCAGACCATCCCCCCGCCCTTCGTGGTCAGAACCATCCTGGTGTTCGGGCGCCCGCGCTGCCAGCCCCACTTCTGTGGGGGCGAGCACGTCAAG ctgctgcagtgcccctATTTCTTCTTCGACGTTGTTTACATCCACAACGGGGTGGATGAAAAGGAAGACGAGAGCAGCTGGAAG gacATGTTCGGGTTTTTCGGCAGCCTGGACACCAAAGGCACCAACTACAAGTACGAGGTGGCCCTGGCGGGGCCGGCGCTGGAGCTGCACAACTGCATGGCCAAGCTGCTGGCGCATCCCCTGCAGCGGCCGTGCCAGAGCCACGCGCACTACGGGCTGCTGGACGAGGGGGACAGCCCCGAGGGGGAGGCCGCCAGCTGA